DNA sequence from the Malus domestica chromosome 11, GDT2T_hap1 genome:
TTAGGGAATTGTTACTGGCACTCCTAAAATCTCATTTTGAATTCAgaattttctataattagaaaaaaaagagtgtagaataagatatTTATGAGTGCTAATAATAgttcatttttattattgtaGCTAGCCAACTGACCCAACAATACtagctttttttttatagtttttaatGTTTAGCAAAAATTTAACTTTCTTTTCCCTCCTAGCTAATCTTGTTAGTTACTATTTACGAAGTTAAGATAGCTAGTTTGTTGGAGCTTGGTTTttctccatatttttttttgtttaagtcGCCAGAAAGCCTCATTAGCTAGGTTGTTGAAGATGCTCAATAGAGGATTTGTTCTCATgtgtgtttgggttaaaacttgaactttggacTCAAAAGGAAGTTAGCCCAAAAGAATTCCTCCAGACGAACAATGTGCATAGGGAGCACATCCGCTCAACCCCTTGGGTACATCCACGGATTCTTTAGCATGTTGCTATGCTCGCATTTGCCCTTTTAAACCCTTTATAATGTTGGGCAAAAAATAGATTGAAGTTTTAATAGAGTTAGCCAAAAATATCATTGCTCTACATTTATAACTTCATGAACAAATATTCAAAAATTTTTAGTTTAGAGACCAAATCTCCAATTGTACCAAAGTTCCTCTACTCCAATACTCTCAACAATATAAAGAATGATTTGGATGCATGGTCTCTCCCAGCGGAACTTTCAAATTTGAAAAGTATTGTTAATTAGATTATGAAAGATGTTAACATtttatcatcattttttttgttggagCAATATGTTTCGTAAGGGTACGTGTCTGCCTACTTAGTAGATTAAGTTGACAGCATTTGTTAACTAGATTAGGTTTATCGCTACATTTGTGATCAGATTAGGTTTTCTCCATTCTATTTGCTGTATGCAATTACTTTGGTACGAAAGGGCCACATGGTAGAACAAACCAATAATAGTATTggcaaagaaaaagagagagaagatagaAACATTAATGGGGAACTGGCTAGCTAGAACTAGAAGAACAGCAGCTGTTCCAATTTGCAATATCCATAGTGGCCTTAAggatatcaaaaccctaatggcAGTTCTAAATGTATTCATGTGGATCATTAGGTATTTCATCCACTCTAAGTCATCACACAACTGATTCATTTTGTTCTGTAGTTGCATCTTCAACCTTGCTTGTCATGCTCTCCAACCGAGCATCTTCGACCTTGCTTGTCATGCTTTCCGACCGAGCATCTTCAACCTTGCTTGTCATGCTCTCCGAGCAAACATCTTCAACCTTGCTGTCATTTGTGTCTTCTTCTTTCAACTGATTGTCATTTTCTGCAACCCCATTTTCATTTGGTATCTCTTTGAGAATATATTGGGGTAAGACGgctttctttgatttcttgaaCACTAGGTACATGATCATCTGCGCAATCCCGAACCCGAACCCTAGGATGTTTGGTGCCTAAACATGGaagaaaaaaagcaaaagaGTTTTAAAACAGTGGGGCAGTATTATTATAGTGCAACATCACATATGTTACTTAGAGGTCAAGGAGCTGAGAATTCGTACCGCTACGAATAAATCTCTTAGTAGAAGGCCATAGAAGAACCACATCACAGCGCATAGAGTTAAGCAGAACGACAAAGGGAAGGACATGTATTCCACACTCCTTGTTTTAATAACTAGCCTCTGAAAATGGTAAAAGGAGATGATAAATTAGGTGAATTGATCCGTATTTATTAACATTAAAAATACTAGGCTTAGTGTGAATAAATTCTCTTACCATTATACTAAGAGGAGCAGCAAATACACATACAGAAAACACAACGTTAGTCCACCCAACTATTTTAATCCTCAGATAAGGATCTGTGATTAAGGAAGTAGCAAATAAGATCACACCATAAGCCCCCACATTGAAAAGGGTAAGTAGCTTAGCCGTATAAATCTGCAAAACCAGAACAAAATTGTATGCGAGTAAATAAAAGCTGAACGTGAAATGTTTTATAGGTACGCCAAATCGGATCGCACCTAACCCTACAAGATAGAGCGTATTATAATTATGTACCCTGATTTTTGCTGGTGCATAAATCATGTAGATTACAAGATAACTTGTTTCGATGACGCAGGCGATGGAATTGATGGTGATGAGCATGAAAGCATGTCCCTTGAGGAAGGCATAGTAGAGCATCAACATGGCGCTAAACAGTGCCACTGCATAAGGTATAGATTGGAATCCCTCTGTTGATTTTTTCTTGAAAATCCTATAAAATGTTGgcctaaaaaaaaaggaaaaagaaagttaGATAACAATTACAGATGATACATGAAAATCCCATATGcatatatgagagagagagagagagagagagagagagggattacAGTGGAGCTAGTAACACCATGAAGGACACAATGTTACCTGtagaaatgaaaaaagaaaaaagaaaatcgaGAGAACTTAGAATTGAAACCAAGTCGAAGacgaaatagaaaaaaaattcagatttaCTGGGGAAGTTTGGGAAGGGGAGATAGAAAAATTAGAAACTAATAAGCTAGGGGCTAGGGTTAGTAGCCAGGGCTACCTAGAATGCCAAAAACTGAGGCCAAGAGAGGAGCATCAGGGGCTGCCATTCTTGGCTTGATGAAGCTCTTTAATGACTGAGAGAGTTTTGAGGCCGAGGGCTCTCCAAAAACTCAAACACTCAGAGCTTGCTATAACTCTTGCATAGCATGCGTTTATATACAAGAGAGTAgaagggaaaaggaaaaggaaaagaagaagaaaaaagaaaccgATTTGATGAGTTAAGTTAGCTAACTGTTGGAATTTGGGAGCTAGCTGTGAACACACTGTATTTGTGTGGTTTGATTGGGTGTCTTGTGGTTTTGGGCAAGGAATTAGTGAGCTTGGAAAGCTCCATCGTTAATTGGGAAATTAAGCTCATAGCTGGCTAGCTAATTACTAGACGTACTAATTAATCTTCGAGAACATAAATGCTAAGGAAACTCTTTTAAAAGTGAGACTCTTCATGAAATCTTTGTTATctcacagtttaacgttaattaTCAAgccaatattataaaacattgtacaAAAAATATGAGGTGACATAAATTTAGAGTTCAATAAATTTGGAgtttaatattttgttattgGCCTCAGTTTCGTGGAGCTTGAGCCATGAGGTTTCGTGAAGCAAACAGTAGAGCGTTTTGCAACAACAAAACCAAAAGGGTTTACATTGGATACCTGATAGGCCACTAGCAGTTACGTTTCAAGGCCTTTATGCAAAATGTATTGTTATATGTATTCATTGTATTGTATATATGCCGTGTGTTGTAGATCACTACATAACTTTTGCTTGCCAATTGTCAATTGGAGTACGCTTAGCTTTTGTATTCTTACATGAACAAGAGGTCGTTTTGTCAACTCAATATACTAGCGTATGATACCAAATTAAAGCAGTTTATTATGTTTATGCTcctgtcacatcctggcctggcccccaccacatcccgagttCGACTCCAccataacacgatattgtccgttttgggccttGACTACTCCATCAcggtttttttttctgggaactcacaagagAACTTcgcagtgggtcacccatcataggattgctctcgcaaactcgcttaacttcggagttcctatagaacccgaagccagtgagctcccaaaaagcctcatgctaggtagagatgagaatatacatataaggcttacatgatccactcccctgggcgatgtgggatgttacaatccaccccccttaggggcccaacgttCTCGTTGGCACAATTCCGGTcatggattggctctgataccaaattgtcacatcccagcctagGTCCCACCACATCCCTGGCTCGACTCcattgtagcacgatattgtcagctttgggcctcaaccacgccctcacggttttgtttctgggaactcacacgagaacttcccagtaggttgcccatcataggattgctctcgctcgaactcgcttaacttcagagttcctacgaaacccgaagcccaaaaagcctcatgctgggtagagatgagaatatacatataaggcttataggatccactcccctaggcgatgtgggatgttacagctCCAATTCACTGACATAATAAGTATCCATTTTACACGTCTTGATTGTAGTTTTGGTGTGACAGCCACATTGCTACGTGATGTTATAAGTTATTAATACTAtatcatagtttttttttttccttttttgagTACAATACTATATCATAGTTGCAAAATGAGAGAAGCTGACTTACGCTGGAGATACTACTGTCAAGATTTCCTCCATTGTCACATAATAACACCATGGTAACATCCTTGTGCCATGGAAGCTTCTTTTATTAATCTTGCTATAGTGAAATAAGTATTTGTCTTTAATAAAATATCAATCATGTCATCTATTCATGTAAAAACAAGCTATTGAATAATAGTAACGTATCGGTTGCGAACTATCACACTATTAATCTATCATAAAATGAAATCCAAAACTTTGATATTATTGTCGTGTGTGCTACTTTTTTTTAACGCATCATGTGAGAAGTTGGCAACTTATTTAACCCAATAATGTGAGTCTTGCCATATGCCAGTTAAGATTTTATCTGCAAAAGCTAtatctttaatctttaatcGTGCTTATAATGGAATGGCAACTTTAATTAGGTAATTAAATTTCCACATTGAAAAGAGAGAATTTGCGGCTTGATTTAATATTGACCCTTCAAATGTTGAAAAACCAGCACAATTTCTTGAATTGTGTTATGCGCAGCGTAGTGCATGCCAGATACGACTTTGCAACGTCTGCTAATTActctgtttatttgtttttattttcacaTAAACCTTTTTTAGCAGCCATGCAATGCATGTCCACTTAACTTGTTAGGTTTCTTTCTTGTTCAGATAAGGGCTTACTTTATATTTCATTCATAATTCTTATACTGCTATATATGTTAAGACAACGTTTAAAATTAtttcaattttagtttttggttttaCAGAATCTTcggaaaaataaagaaaaaagacgATGTGAGAGATAATATTTGAACAAAGAAAAGCACACAAAATAAGAACCAAAACCTATTTTCAGTTGTGTTTTCGCTATCAAGATTTATTTTCATTCTTCATCCCTTGTTTTCTCTATATTTTTGTCTTCAAAACGAAGTAAATATCAAACGAGCCCAATGATAAGTTTTCATAAtcatatataaccatataaatATATGCATGTATGTGGGTATTTAACTTATACCAATACACTTCTCTTACACTTTTCCTTTTTTGGTTGGTCTTTCTGGATTTTCTTTGTAATCTAGTGCATCCGCAGTGGCCCTGAAACAAACTATAAATACAACAGAAGGGGCCTCTTGCAGCGTAGAGGTTAGAAAGTGTACGTCTTTCTGTTTGTCATGTTTTTAATTTGTTAGAAAATGCAGTCTTTTAGAACTATCGTGTGTGTATAACTGTATATCATCTATATattatcttatatatatattaatatactcTGCAAAGTCTAATTAAAACTATATAGGATTTTAACTTCGTAAAtaaattcctattattttgatATGGTTGAAACAATTACTATATAGCGAGGAAATAACCTTTTTGttgtataaatttcaattttcttgtgttttctaTCATACGGCGAGGAAATTGCTTTCACTGGCGCTTTGAAGGCTTTTAAGAACGAAAAGCTTCACCAGTGTCGGCACTGTAGACTTTTCCTGAGGGTGCTACAACGAGAATCTTGTGAGGAGCTCCATCTTCTTGGTAAAAACATTCCGCGGACGAAATGAGGACTTCAAGTGACGAAACAATTCCTCCCTAAACATCTATTTTTTGGTAGTGTACGAAGAATCAAGTTATTGTATATCTTTCTCGCCTAATCGATCTCcacttagaaaaaaaaaaattactcaaGAAAGCAATTAACTATTTTTTCTTAGAAGATAAGAAGTTTACTTGCAAGTAATATATTGGTACGAGTAAGAGACCATAAAAAGAACGAAAGGTTTCTTCTGGGTAAATTAAAACCGACAAATATGATGAAGCTGGAAAATACCTACAAGGCTTAATCTTCAATTTCTCTAAGCAATATGTGATTAATAACTATGTCATGAATCATACCAGAGTGGGAAAAGGAAACAGAAACCCCTCTTGCTCAAGGTTGTAGCTAGGATTTATATTGGGTATGCGGgctaatttattttccttgtaGTATAGAACGAAATTTTCCTGGTTCGAAATTTGGATCTTGATTTCTTTCGTTTCACGAGTCTCTTTTATGGAGCGAAATTTTAAGTGCTAACGGTAGGCtagatttttgttttgtgcAACATTAGACTTAATATTCCATAATACATATTTTTTCTAACACTAAAATCATCTTTTCACATTTGGGGTCTGCTAGATTTCAGGGCAGCCACTGGCTGGCTCCGCCCTTGCTCATACTCTCTtagtagaattttttttatattttattttgatatggCTGAAGAGGGGGATTCAAATATGGGACATcttccaatttgataaaaatcaCTAAACCAATAATATTGCTATTCTTAGCTAGCAGTTTTCATAaatttacaaaaacaaaatttaaatattgaGTTCAATGTTTTCTGTTGTTTATCCTTTGATTAATACTTCTAAGCCACTTTGGTATGTACTAGAGACGTGCATGGTTCGTCATTTGCCTCATTGCACATATATGCATTCcgctatatatatgtatgtgtgtgtgtgtgtgtgtaggaaGCCTCTAAGGAAATGGATCcccaattttttataaaaatagggaTTAATTGTGGGGTCCACACTACATCGAACTTTAACTATCTGAAcagtctatttttcaagttgtacctcatagatcatccttgcaaaatattagccaaatcggaaatatttaagacatctaattgtgttcaaagaaatgaacaaatactttgttatataagaaacaatgaaatttgaccttgataattaaataggcaaatggtttcggattaaattgattttttgtaacgatgatctatgaatcgagacttacaaaatagatggttcggatcgttgaaattcgatgtggagtgggccccacacctaatctccattaaaaaaaatggggatccctttgtATAaaggtgtgtgtgtgggttAAGATTTGGGGATACATGCTTTTAAAAGGCTActttgtaatgtattttaatgatATGAAACATTTATATTTTAGCACATCATTCATAGATCGTCCTTGAAAACAAATAGACAAATTCAAAacattaagacattcatttgtaatAAAGAAAATGGTCGAATACGGTTCTGCAAAAAAACATTAAGTTTAATCCAATGGTCatatgattttgaatttgggtgatttttgGTAAATATGATCCTTGAGGGAAGACAAAAAAGATAGATAGTTGaatcgttgaaatacattataGAATGGGTTCCACATAAACGTGTGTCACAAGCGAGTATCcttgaataatatatatattccttTGGGTGATAATTGTCTGATAAGAAAATTTAAGCAAGGCAAAACTGCTCTTATGGAAAAAAACCCTCATTTTTCCATATAAAGCGTCTTACCAACCAATATACATGTAACTCAAAACCAGTATTGCAATACATGCATCTTTTCAAAGACATGCATGCATCATCTGTAATTCCAGAAAAGGAAAAACTATGCAGGGTAATTAATTGCTATGCTAATATGGAAAAGTACGTTATATTTCTTTATTTGATAAACCCTAATAAGGAAATTTAAgcaattaaaggaaaaaaactGCTCATATGGAGAAGTATataatttttccttcaaaaaaAGTTTTAAGAAACCTAACAAATATGCAGCCTACCAACCATGGCTATTAGATATTCGTATACTATTTAAGCAGCTTTGGAGTTGCAGACAAAATATATTAAGCCTTCTACCAAGTTCTCCCTAATCAAAATCCCATGACGCAGATAATGAAAGCAGTTCGTGATGTTGTTTGCAGCTTCCTATCTACTAGCTTCTTGCTGTTCTCAGTTTGGGGTGACTCtagtactactactactactactgaAGCCAAACCCTATGGCTTGACCATGGGACTCATACACATTCATTCACCAGCATCACCTCTCTATCCTGGCAATATTTCTTATACGGAAAAAATTCGGAGACTCGTAAACCAATCCGCTGCCCGAGCTCAACACCTCGATTTTACCATTTCATCGGCCCTCAACACATATATTAATACAAATCAAACGATGACCAACGATTTGATCCGTCCGAAGCTCCAATTTCAGCTTATTGCAACTTACACTATACAAGTTGGCCTTGGCACTTTCGATGAGGCTTTTCCTGCGGATCCATTCAAATCGTTCTACTTGTACATCGACACCGGGAGCAGCCTCTTATGGAATCTCTGTGAGGATTGTCAAAAGCCTCCAAACGAATGCTTTCATACCAAGGCACCCCCTTACCCTAACAGCCAGTCCAAATCTTATAAGCCTCTCCCTTGCGGTCGGCATCCCCTTTGCAAACCAGGCCAATGCGTCGGGGATTTCTGCTCCCAAGACATTACGTACCTGAGCAGCTCCGCCATCCGTACCATTCTCGCAGGCATGATAATCTTCTcgcaatattaattttttattacgtTCTTCTTTTTATACAAATAACATGTTGGGACCTCGGTGCAAGAGTGATTGTCTACTTTTAACGATTTAAGATACAAACCCTTTTACAGAGTAAGCTATTTAGACACACAAAGCTAACACAGTTGATGACATTCTCTAATAGAGGTCAATTTGTGTGTTTGAATgaatattattttctaatttgaaTCCTCTTTAGACCTTAGTGTCCGGAGCTTAAGGACTAGGAAATACAGGTCTTGGTTTGTGTGAAAAAGAAATCGGAGCCCTTGGTTTGTGTGAGGTGATCAGTGGAATGAGTTAATGGAGACTATCGGATTCAATTTGAGTGATCTGCATTGTCTAGTCCTTGGGCTCCGGAAAATGAGATTTGAAGAGGATCTCTGTCCATTATTTTTTACATAACATATGCTTTTAGAGTATCTATTAACAAATATGCCATTTTTGTGTCTCTAAAAGAGCATTACTGATTCTTATATGTATAAATATTTTTGCATTTTCCGACCCTTGATAAGATTTTGCTTGATTGGTTGCTTGCAGGAGAAACTTTCCATTTTTTGTCAACCAGCGGGCAGACGGAGCCCATTGAAGGCATAGTGTTCGGCTGTGCATATGATGCAAAAAACACACAATATGATTGGGAGGTTTCGGGAGTTTTGGGTTTGGGATATACTCCCAATTCGTTTCCAGTCCAAATTTCCAATCTTATTCAAGGAGCATTTTCATTCTGCCTCTGTCGTGATTTGCACACTACAACGTATCTCCGATTTGGTGCGGACATCCCCCAACCGCCACCAGGCAGCGGCAGTGTCACACCACTAGTCCTCCTTCAAGACATACCCTATTACTACGTCAATTTGCAGGGCATAAGCGTGGATGAACAAAGGCTTCAAATCGATCCATCGGTGTTTGCTATACGCAAGCAGGGTCAAGAAGGTGGCTGTGTTATGGACAATGGCAGTACATTTACTTCTCTCATTAGGCTTGCTTATGATGCAGTGATTGCGTTCTTGGAGAGTTATTTTTCGAAGATTCATGACTTCATCAGGGCTCCCAGTCCTTCTGACCTTAAGCTCGACTTGTGCTATAAATGGTCGCCGCCGCCACCTTTGGGGTTCGAGGACCTGCCTCCTATTACCTTTCACTTTGAAAATAATGCTAACCTTGAGATCGCACACGAGGACGGATTTATTGAGTTGGACGGTGATACGCCCGGGAATGAGGTTATGTGTTTGGCGATCATGCCGAATGATGTTCGTACTATTATAGGATCGTTGCAGCAAGCGAATTACAGATTCATATATGATCTTAATGGGAGGCAACTAAAATTTACCCCTGAGGATTGTGATAAGAATTCTTGATCGAGCTATCGAGCTTGATTAAAATGCAGTCTCTTCATCTTCTGTTTACCTTTTGGTTcaatagtaataataataagagTTTTTTAGATTAGACCATTGTAACTCTTATTTCCCATATAAAAACCCACCTAATtataaacattcaaataaaacccaaatttaaaagTGATTGCCATGTAGGAAAGTAATTGAcctattaatacaaaatatttacaacttgTACCACAACAttcaaaataaatcaataaatattattactcaccttaattacaatgaacaaataatttattgcatattattacccctaacacacacacacacacacacacacacatatatatatatacatatatacgttCCAATGTGTATAGTACTATCAcaagctcaatatatatatatatatatatatatatgtacgtatGTTTGCACAGTACTACAATATGATCaaacatattatactaattaatttacctatatgtaaatttatgatgagcaaataacatatattttgtatgtatcatcatatatattgggcacattttattattatatgtacaGAATAATAGGTAAAAtagtattgaataaaataataatatttttttatgtaggtacattattttgcatgtattttgcatacattgggtttgctttattatgtaggtaaattattttgcatgtattttaCATATAGTGGGGAaattattttgctttttttaagcaatctaacattttaaaattcgaATAGTAGGTGcactgaatcaaataacatttttcgtaggtaaattattttgcatgaatttttacGTATACcatgcatgtttttttttttgttatatatatgtgtgtgaaataatttacctacatttatatgtaaaatataatttgttgacttaactaagcatgtattattacatatattaggtatgttttgttgttattatatattgggcaataaatttattatttattattttcgtaaaatcattaattctcccTTACAATCTATATGGAACTAATTGTGTccatcaaacattcaaataggggTGTTTTGGGCATCGAAAATTTTTAAATGTGTAaagttaaatataattaatgaatttgctgatgTGGAATCTAGTTAATCGGTTTTATTTGAGTAaaaaacttgtttgtaccatacttgaccaatctcgaaactactgagcaccggtcaatgttataccgtcaaggacccagaagagtttccctccaaccaggaggccaatcataacgcgacacgtgtcgacatcagaagccaatcatagcgcgacacgtgttaacatcagaagccaatcacaacacgacacatgtcaatgtcagaatgaaactagaaactctcttttataaataaagatcattctctcacaatatttccgaatgtcatttgtactaaatcatttactagtactcactaaaggagagcttgaacctatgtacttgtgtaaactcttcacaattaatgagaactcctctactctgtggatgtagccaatctgggtgaatcacgtgcatcttatgtttgcttccctatccctatccatttacttacttatccacactagtgaccggagcaatttagcgaatgtcacaaacttaacactttttgttgtaccaaagtccttaccaattttgtgcatcaacatttggcgccgtctgtgggaacaacacttattcccactctcttcaactttgccaagctggtttccaccattcgtacactctcttttgaccaggcatccctctccaacatagggagcgaatgaagccacaacacacagaatgacacccttcttgcacctaATGCGAAGCAataaaagaaggaaggaaaaaaggttgctcttcaagctaaagtcgatgagctagaagctcagaacaacaagatagtaatgaagaatgaggtcctccaggagcaatataagaagctctttgagacgctctacgaaactaggcgtacttaaACACGCAAGCTCGTTacccttgtggacatcaaccatcatctggataccccccaacacggagggtcacctccatttgacatgggtatccctgatgaggagcgagctaatcatgaAAAcgttgatcaacatgagacttctctcaacccaaatGATTAGACCTGaaacaggagaagtggaggaagaagcctccttgcagaaaggttggaaggatcgaaagtcgtttatcgtgactgccgagacttcctaaagcaatgttgagagaatcccttccacatatgctcgaagatcaatgacccaagagtttctaaaagactcggtccccttccACGACCCAAGCCCGatgccaatctagggaaagaACAACAGGTCCTAgatgaacatgaaggtacatgggactctgaggtattccgacagactcgctatagaagtcagtatggcgagtccaagaaaaaaccacacgcccttgctcaaactttcctacttccaagaggcgatgaagacttacgaaagaaaattccagtagTACATggctccactcaagacccccttgtcctacagctcattgaaaaagtaaacaagttgaaggccgaacgtcaggctgagatacttgactggaactaacccaggcctggccctctcacaaggaggatcatcgacacccccattcaagcgaagacaaaacaaaagcttggtttacaactatatactggaagggaggacccaattgaacaccttaacctctttgagtccaccatggcatatcggatgcacaccgacgaggagcaatgtcttctcttcccctccaccttaTCTGGCGGAGTTCTAAACTGGTATTACCGTCTTctacctgagacagtagactcatttaaggaaatgaggaaactgtttgtttctcaacacatcttccaaatcaATTGCTTGCATTCTAcaaatgacttgtacactattcgccagaagctggacgagtcactacgagagtatgccggtcgcttcagctatgagtattctcgctgcgttgaggtagatga
Encoded proteins:
- the LOC103449115 gene encoding bidirectional sugar transporter SWEET9-like isoform X2 translates to MAAPDAPLLASVFGILGNIVSFMVLLAPLPTFYRIFKKKSTEGFQSIPYAVALFSAMLMLYYAFLKGHAFMLITINSIACVIETSYLVIYMIYAPAKIRIYTAKLLTLFNVGAYGVILFATSLITDPYLRIKIVGWTNVVFSVCVFAAPLSIMRLVIKTRSVEYMSFPLSFCLTLCAVMWFFYGLLLRDLFVAAPNILGFGFGIAQMIMYLVFKKSKKAVLPQYILKEIPNENGVAENDNQLKEEDTNDSKVEDVCSESMTSKVEDARLESMTSKVEDATTEQNESVV
- the LOC103449115 gene encoding bidirectional sugar transporter SWEET9-like isoform X1; the encoded protein is MAAPDAPLLASVFGILGNIVSFMVLLAPLPTFYRIFKKKSTEGFQSIPYAVALFSAMLMLYYAFLKGHAFMLITINSIACVIETSYLVIYMIYAPAKIRIYTAKLLTLFNVGAYGVILFATSLITDPYLRIKIVGWTNVVFSVCVFAAPLSIMRLVIKTRSVEYMSFPLSFCLTLCAVMWFFYGLLLRDLFVAAPNILGFGFGIAQMIMYLVFKKSKKAVLPQYILKEIPNENGVAENDNQLKEEDTNDSKVEDVCSESMTSKVEDARSESMTSKVEDARLESMTSKVEDATTEQNESVV
- the LOC103449247 gene encoding aspartic proteinase nepenthesin-1-like, translated to MTNDLIRPKLQFQLIATYTIQVGLGTFDEAFPADPFKSFYLYIDTGSSLLWNLCEDCQKPPNECFHTKAPPYPNSQSKSYKPLPCGRHPLCKPGQCVGDFCSQDITYLSSSAIRTILAGETFHFLSTSGQTEPIEGIVFGCAYDAKNTQYDWEVSGVLGLGYTPNSFPVQISNLIQGAFSFCLCRDLHTTTYLRFGADIPQPPPGSGSVTPLVLLQDIPYYYVNLQGISVDEQRLQIDPSVFAIRKQGQEGGCVMDNGSTFTSLIRLAYDAVIAFLESYFSKIHDFIRAPSPSDLKLDLCYKWSPPPPLGFEDLPPITFHFENNANLEIAHEDGFIELDGDTPGNEVMCLAIMPNDVRTIIGSLQQANYRFIYDLNGRQLKFTPEDCDKNS